One genomic region from Peromyscus eremicus chromosome 20, PerEre_H2_v1, whole genome shotgun sequence encodes:
- the Fignl2 gene encoding fidgetin-like protein 2 has protein sequence MHWTPEHAQPLNQWPEQHLDVSSTTPSPAHKLEMPPGGRQRCHYAWAHDDISALTASNLLKRYAEKYSGVLDSPYERPGLGSYGDAAFLNGAKGDPEPWPGPEPPYPLASLHEGLPGAKPAGGGGSAGLGGSPVVAGNLAEPLYTGNACGGPSAATEYATGYGGGYLAPGYCAQTSAALAAPPPAALLQPAPPPGYGPSAPLYNYPAAGYAAQPGYGALPPPAAPPAPYLPSGLAAPTPLPAPAPPRPAPYGFPAAAEGVSLKRKAVDEGAEARYRKYAYEPAKAPAADGAAYPAADDAECRGNGFRAKPPGAPEEGTGKYGGGGGGGPLKVLGSPAYGPPLEPFDKFPERAPATRGGFTAPSGEPPKGVDPGTLELVTSKMVDCGPPVQWADVAGQGALKAALEEELLWPLLRPPACPGSARPPRTVLLFGPRGSGKALLGRCLATQLGATLLRLRGAGLAASGAVEGARLLQAAFAAARCRPPAVLLISELDALLPARDDGASLRAPLLACLDGGCGARSDGVLVVGTTSRPGALDEATRRRFALRLYVALPDGAARGQILQRALAQQGCALSERELAALVQGTQGFSGGELGQLCQQAAAEAGLSGLQRPLSYKDVEAALAKVGPRVSPKELDSLVEWDKMYGSGH, from the coding sequence ATGCACTGGACACCAGAACACGCCCAGCCCCTCAACCAGTGGCCAGAGCAGCACCTGGACGTCTCCTCCACCACCCCATCGCCGGCCCACAAGTTGGAGATGCCTCCAGGGGGTCGCCAGCGCTGCCACTACGCTTGGGCACACGACGACATCTCCGCCCTCACTGCCTCCAACCTCCTCAAGCGCTACGCTGAGAAGTACTCCGGAGTCCTGGACTCGCCCTACGAGCGCCCGGGCCTAGGCAGCTACGGTGACGCCGCCTTCCTCAACGGCGCCAAAGGGGACCCGGAACCCTGGCCGGGGCCGGAGCCACCTTACCCCTTGGCCTCGCTCCACGAAGGCCTCCCGGGAGCCAAGCCGGCCGGCGGGGGTGGGTCCGCGGGCCTCGGGGGCTCCCCGGTAGTAGCCGGGAACCTGGCTGAGCCGCTGTACACGGGCAACGCGTGCGGGGGCCCATCGGCGGCCACCGAGTACGCGACGGGCTACGGGGGCGGGTACCTGGCGCCCGGCTACTGCGCGCAGACGAGCGCCGCGCTGGCCGCGCCGCCCCCGGCCGCGCTCCTGCAGCCAGCCCCGCCGCCGGGCTACGGGCCCTCGGCGCCGCTCTACAACTACCCGGCGGCCGGCTACGCCGCGCAGCCCGGCTACGGTGCGCTCCCGCCGCCCGCCGCGCCCCCCGCGCCCTACCTGCCGTCCGGCCTGGCGGCACCCACGCCCCTGCCGGCCCCCGCACCGCCCCGGCCCGCGCCCTACGGCTTCCCCGCCGCCGCCGAGGGCGTGTCGCTCAAGCGCAAGGCGGTGGACGAGGGCGCGGAGGCCCGCTACCGCAAGTACGCTTACGAGCCCGCCAAGGCCCCCGCGGCCGACGGTGCCGCCTACCCCGCCGCGGACGACGCCGAGTGTCGGGGCAACGGGTTCCGCGCGAAGCCACCCGGAGCTCCGGAGGAGGGGACGGGCAAgtacggcggcggcggcggcggtggcccTCTCAAGGTCCTGGGCTCCCCCGCCTACGGCCCTCCTCTCGAGCCCTTCGACAAGTTCCCCGAGCGGGCCCCGGCCACCCGCGGAGGATTCACGGCGCCGTCGGGGGAGCCTCCCAAAGGTGTGGACCCGGGGACCCTGGAGCTGGTGACCAGCAAGATGGTGGACTGCGGGCCCCCGGTGCAGTGGGCAGACGTGGCGGGCCAGGGCGCGCTCAAGGCGGCgctggaggaggagctgctgTGGCCCCTGCTCAGGCCGCCCGCCTGTCCCGGCAGCGCGCGCCCGCCGCGGACCGTGCTGCTCTTCGGGCCCCGCGGCTCCGGCAAAGCGCTGCTGGGCCGCTGCCTCGCCACCCAGCTGGGCGCCACGCTGCTGCGCCTGCGCGGGGCCGGCTTGGCCGCCTCCGGCGCCGTCGAGGGCGCGCGCCTCCTGCAGGCGGCCTTTGCGGCCGCGCGCTGCCGGCCGCCGGCGGTGCTGCTCATCAGCGAGCTGGATGCGCTGCTGCCGGCGCGGGACGACGGCGCCTCGCTGCGGGCGCCTCTGCTGGCCTGCCTGGACGGCGGCTGCGGCGCGCGCTCCGACGGCGTGCTGGTGGTGGGCACCACCTCGCGGCCGGGGGCCCTGGACGAGGCGACCCGCCGGCGTTTCGCGCTGCGCTTGTACGTGGCCCTGCCCGACGGCGCGGCGCGCGGGCAGATCCTGCAGAGGGCGCTGGCTCAGCAGGGCTGTGCGCTGAGCGAGCGGGAGCTGGCCGCCCTGGTGCAGGGCACCCAGGGCTTCTCGGGCGGCGAGCTGGGGCAGCTGTGCCAGCAGGCAGCGGCCGAGGCGGGCCTCTCCGGACTGCAGCGGCCCCTTTCCTACAAAGACGTGGAGGCTGCTCTAGCCAAGGTGGGCCCTCGGGTCTCCCCCAAGGAGCTGGACTCGCTAGTGGAGTGGGACAAAATGTATGGCTCCGGACATTGA
- the Tmdd1 gene encoding transmembrane and death domain protein 1 yields the protein MAWALVLALCKWALAPAGALDAMGPHAAVRLSELLTPEECSHFRSLLEAPEPDVDAEFARLSEDWLARPKPPTTSPGAQGTVGQRRRAAAGQPSEGREDAGLESSEVSDGCREALASWLAAKAPALSWDRVARALRRSGRPDVARELAKNLHQQATLQLRRSGANYVQPPVAPAPAPAPAPAPRERRSAASVPSWDDLELIVERLPQPPYTRSPAAWVRPLALGLLAGFVGALGTGAMITVLTLWITGGDGDPVRPCAPGPPRPAPAPGGWEAEPLLPPAWAPQGPSSHGLPL from the coding sequence ATGGCGTGGGCGCTGGTCCTGGCGCTCTGCAAGTGGGCGCTGGCCCCCGCGGGCGCGCTGGACGCCATGGGCCCTCACGCTGCAGTCCGCCTGTCGGAGCTGCTGACCCCGGAGGAGTGCAGCCACTTCCGATCGCTCCTCGAGGCGCCCGAGCCCGACGTGGACGCCGAGTTCGCCCGGCTCTCTGAGGACTGGCTGGCCCGGCCCAAGCCGCCCACAACCTCTCCTGGAGCGCAGGGCACCGTGGGGCAACGGCGGCGGGCGGCAGCCGGGCAGCCGTCGGAGGGACGGGAGGACGCTGGACTGGAGTCTAGCGAGGTGTCCGACGGCTGCCGCGAGGCGCTGGCGTCCTGGTTGGCCGCCAAGGCCCCGGCCCTGTCGTGGGACCGCGTGGCCCGGGCCCTACGGCGCAGCGGCCGCCCCGACGTGGCGCGGGAGCTGGCCAAGAACCTCCACCAGCAGGCGACGTTGCAGCTGCGCAGGTCGGGTGCGAACTACGTGCAGCCGCCGGTGGCCCCGGCCCCCGCCCCGGCCCCCGCCCCGGCCCCGCGCGAACGTCGCTCCGCGGCCTCCGTGCCCTCCTGGGACGATCTCGAGCTGATCGTGGAGCGCCTGCCGCAGCCCCCGTACACGCGAAGCCCAGCAGCCTGGGTCCGGCCGCTGGCGCTCGGGCTCCTTGCCGGCTTCGTGGGCGCACTGGGCACTGGGGCGATGATCACTGTGCTCACGCTGTGGATCACCGGCGGCGACGGAGACCCCGTGCGGCCTTGCGCCCCCGGCCCGCCCAGGCCGGCCCCCGCTCCCGGCGGCTGGGAAGCAGAGCCGCTCCTGCCCCCGGCCTGGGCGCCGCAGGGACCCTCCTCCCACGGCCTGCCACTGTGA